The segment CACGGCAAGACTAGGCCAACAGAGGAGATGCCACCCGCGCAAACCGCTTCAGAATCCACACCACCTACACCAACTACAGAAGCCGCATCAGGTGATTCTTATAAAGTCAAGCCTGGTGAATCATTGGCAGGAATTGCGGCCAAGTTGAAGCCTGAAGGCGTCAATTTGGATCAAATGTTGGCTGGCTTGTATCGAGCCAATGAAAATGCCTTTGACGGCAAGAACATGAATCGCCTCAAAGCTGGGCGGATTCTCAGTGTGCCGGATAAAGATGCATTGTCTGCGCTTACACCCGCAGAGGCGAGTAAGGAAGTCAAAACCCATTCCATGGATTGGCAGTCATATCGCCAGAAAATGGCTGAGGCTGTATCAAAGACCCCTGGCGAATCTACTACGGGTTCCAGCGCGAGTGGCAAGATCACTGGCAAGGTGGAAGACCGTGCTTCGCAAGAACCTGCGCCTAATCAGGATGTGGTCAAGCTGTCGCGTGGCGAGTCTGCAAAGGGTAGCAAGGGCGGTGCTGAAACCAAGGCATTGCAGGATCGTATCAATTCGATGGAAGAAGAGGCGATTGCACGAGAGAAATCGCTGAAAGAAGCCAATGAACGTGTCGCTGCCTTGCAGAAGAACGTTGAGGAAATGAAGAAATTGATGGAGATGCGCTCCAAGGGTGGTGCGGATCTCCAAGCGCAGGCGGGTGGCAAGTCTGCCAAGCCGGAAATGCCACAGACACCACCACCTGCACCAATTGTGGAAACTGCCAAGCCGGCAGAACCGGTTCCTGCGACTGATCCGAATGCGGGGAAGGTTGAATCGGTGCAGCCGCCAGCCGAGGTGGTGCCGACCGAACAGCCCGTGCCCCAACCAGAGCCAACACCTACTCCACCTCCAACGCCAGCACCGACACCAGTCGTTACTGCGCCGCCGCCTCCGGCGCCAGAGCCGACCGTCATGGATATGGTGTTTGACAACATTGCGTTGATCGGTGGTGGTCTGGTTGCCGTTGGTGCTGGTGTCGGCGCATTGATCTGGTCTCGTCGCCGGAAGCGCCCATCGTTTGAAGACAGCATCCTCACTGGTAGTGATCTCAAGGCCAATACCGTGTTGGGTAACACTGGTGGCGCAATTATCAATACCAATGCAACAGAAAGCTCGTTCCTGACAGATTTCAGTCGTGCGGGTCTGGGTACGATCGATACCGATGAGGTTGATCCTATCGCCGAAGCTGAAGTCTATATGGCTTATGGTCGCGATGCGCAGGCTGAGGAAATCCTGAAGGATGCGTTGGCGAAAGACGGGACGCGTCAAGAGATTCGTCTCAAGTTGTTGGAAATTTACGCAGCCCGCAAGAACGTGGCTACCTTTGAAGACGTGGCGACTGAACTGTATGCTGCTGTCGAAGGGCGTGGTCCGCTGTGGGCAAGTGCATCGGAAATGGGGCGTCAGCTTGATCCGGCCAATCCGTTGTATCAACAAGGTGCGATGGGTACTGCACCAATGCCCAGGTCAGAGGCACCTGCAGCAACATTTGAAAAAACTCAGGTGATTGACCGCAGTGCAGCGGCTGTTGCAGGGGCTGTAGGTGTTGCTGCTACAGCAACAGCAGCTGCGGCAACACCCGATCTTGACTTCCAGTTGGATCTGGATGAATCGAAACAAGCTGTTGCGCCAGTTCCGGCGGCGGATTTGGATCTATCGCTACCTAAGTCGGCGGCACCCGTACCTGTACCCGCTGCGGCACCCATTGCCGAGGGTAACGTGATGGATTTCGATCTGGGTGGCTTTGGAAAGCCAGAAGTACCCGCGTCAAAGAACGCTGCTGCAGAACTGGATATGCCCGCATTGGATCTGGATATCCCTGAGCTTGGCAATGAGTTTGATTTGAGTTTGCCGGAAACCGAGCAGGTTGCCAAAGTGCCAGCTGCAGCACCTGCAGGTGACAATCTACTGGATTTTGACTTCCAGCTGGATGCGGGTAAAGCGCCAGCAACGAATGCGCCGGATTCGTCAGTGCTGGATTTGGGTGATCTGGATTTGAATCTGGATGAAACCATTCAAGCAGGTGCTGCGCCAGTGACGGATGATGGATTGGACAGTGCTGATCCGATGACAACCAAGATTGATTTGGCACGCGCCTATCTGGACATGGGCGACAAAGAGGGTGCACGCGAGATTCTGCAGGAAGTATTGCAGGATGGTAGTACCTCACAGCAGGAAACGGCCAAGTCACTGCTCGAACAGCTGTAATTCTTCTCTCATCGGCGGTGCGCGGAGTATACTCGCGCACCGCCGTTTTCTTTTGTGTTGTTGTGTATGCAATGACACGGATTGCAAAGTTGCCCCTCGTCTTGTGAGATGGCGCCATGTGTTTGCTCCGGTCTTTACATCCTGCTTGTCTATTATTGGTTTGGGTGGCTTCGATATGTGGCTTACAGCGCCTTTCCTGGCCTGATTTGCTCGTCGTCTGTTGTTTCTTGGTATGCCTGTTGTGGCGGGATGGTCTTGTGCATTGGTGGCAGTTGGTCAGTCGGCATCGTGTGCTGTTGCTGTCGGTGTTGATTGCTTATACCTTGATGAGTGGTATGTGGCCATTAACCTTGGATACGGTGGGAGCATCTGCAGTGCAGGTATTTCGCCTGATCGTTACATTGGGTAGCGTATCGCTATTGTGGCATTGTTTGACGTGGGCGCAATTGCTCGCAGGTTTGACAAGTTTATTAAGACCGGTAGCCTGGGTGTGGCCGGCGGTTGGGCGTTTGCCATTGCGTGTGGCTTTGGTTTTGGCTATGACGGAGCAACGTATGACCACTCGTCATCAATTGACTTGGCAAGAGATGTTACATGGTTTGTCAACGGTGGACGAGCTGGCGTGGCAACCAACTTCGGTTCGACCGATGTGGCGGGTCTGGGATAGCCTGGTGGTGTTGGGATTGGGACTGATGATTG is part of the Chitinivorax sp. B genome and harbors:
- a CDS encoding FimV/HubP family polar landmark protein; translation: MGMSAATYAAGLGKMTVLSGLGQPLSAEIDLVSVQEEEVATLTAKLASPEMFREAQIQYPSHLNGLRFSVEKRANGQRYLKVASGAPVNEPFIDVLVELSWNTGRLVKEFTALLDPLGDQSPRVDQSRVPQTQAVTSDAVSGKPARSGRAYARKGSRVGEPTPPDQVKHGKTRPTEEMPPAQTASESTPPTPTTEAASGDSYKVKPGESLAGIAAKLKPEGVNLDQMLAGLYRANENAFDGKNMNRLKAGRILSVPDKDALSALTPAEASKEVKTHSMDWQSYRQKMAEAVSKTPGESTTGSSASGKITGKVEDRASQEPAPNQDVVKLSRGESAKGSKGGAETKALQDRINSMEEEAIAREKSLKEANERVAALQKNVEEMKKLMEMRSKGGADLQAQAGGKSAKPEMPQTPPPAPIVETAKPAEPVPATDPNAGKVESVQPPAEVVPTEQPVPQPEPTPTPPPTPAPTPVVTAPPPPAPEPTVMDMVFDNIALIGGGLVAVGAGVGALIWSRRRKRPSFEDSILTGSDLKANTVLGNTGGAIINTNATESSFLTDFSRAGLGTIDTDEVDPIAEAEVYMAYGRDAQAEEILKDALAKDGTRQEIRLKLLEIYAARKNVATFEDVATELYAAVEGRGPLWASASEMGRQLDPANPLYQQGAMGTAPMPRSEAPAATFEKTQVIDRSAAAVAGAVGVAATATAAAATPDLDFQLDLDESKQAVAPVPAADLDLSLPKSAAPVPVPAAAPIAEGNVMDFDLGGFGKPEVPASKNAAAELDMPALDLDIPELGNEFDLSLPETEQVAKVPAAAPAGDNLLDFDFQLDAGKAPATNAPDSSVLDLGDLDLNLDETIQAGAAPVTDDGLDSADPMTTKIDLARAYLDMGDKEGAREILQEVLQDGSTSQQETAKSLLEQL